The Cucumis melo cultivar AY chromosome 6, USDA_Cmelo_AY_1.0, whole genome shotgun sequence genome includes a region encoding these proteins:
- the LOC127149701 gene encoding uncharacterized protein LOC127149701 has protein sequence MATAPAVMIPAAVAMMIMMLIPTACGGAFTFFKPLNNHTSGGLVRYNMVEEEDTKSNFVMESHISRMLADSSQDFETSSTNNATQVSTGECDRPPRYDSCLGDKRNTPPPQNCSTYNREHPC, from the exons ATGGCGACTGCACCGGCGGTGATGATACCAGCCGCCGTGGCAATGATGATTATGATGCTCATTCCAACTGCATGCGGCGGTGCTTTTACATTCTTTAAACCACTCAACAACCACACTTCTGGGG GTTTGGTAAGATACAATATGGTTGAAGAGGAGGATACTAAATCAAATTTTGTAATGGAGTCGCACATCAGCAGAATGTTGGCAGATTCGTCTCAAGACTTCGAAACAAGCTCAACTAACAACGCCACCCAAGTTTCCACCGGCGAATGCGACCGGCCCCCCCGCTACGACAGTTGCCTCGGCGATAAAAGAAATACTCCGCCACCACAAAATTGTAGCACCTACAACCGTGAACATCCCTGTTAG